In a single window of the Pocillopora verrucosa isolate sample1 chromosome 4, ASM3666991v2, whole genome shotgun sequence genome:
- the LOC131772930 gene encoding polyisoprenoid diphosphate/phosphate phosphohydrolase PLPP6-like, whose translation MVLVEDDLVHQPNLKERGRKKAIESNNFHQTKNNVVECKTKGKKELSPKESHKRDLNTSESSLMENLYNFDITLSRNLSVCADKKSGRWRSLMIILEISGHGVPWIVGTVFSVIFFSGVKQEFACNLLLALIFDLVVVGGLKVMVRRKRPVYNEEDMFATVSVDNYSFPSGHSTRAAMVAGLFAMFIENGLWRILIGCWALCVSMSRIILGRHHVSDVFCGVLIGLLQCWTICTIWLASKTCQELLSLIPYFYEP comes from the coding sequence ATGGTTCTGGTTGAAGACGATTTGGTACATCAACCCAACTTGAAGGAGCGTGGACGCAAGAAAGCGATTGAGTCCAACAATTTTCACCAAACGAAGAATAATGTGGTTGAAtgtaaaacaaaaggaaagaaagaattgTCTCCAAAAGAAAGTCACAAACGTGATCTGAACACGAGCGAATCGAGTTTGATGGAAAATCTTTATAACTTTGACATCACGTTGTCAAGGAATCTAAGCGTTTGTGCGGACAAAAAATCAGGGAGATGGAGATCGCTGATGATTATTCTTGAAATCAGTGGGCACGGAGTTCCATGGATTGTTGGAACGGTgttttctgtgatatttttctcagGTGTTAAACAAGAATTCGCTTGTAATTTGCTTCTAGCTCTGATATTCGATCTAGTCGTGGTTGGAGGCTTAAAAGTTATGGTGCGACGAAAAAGACCAGTATACAACGAAGAAGACATGTTTGCTACAGTGTCCGTGGATAATTACTCATTTCCTTCTGGTCACTCTACACGAGCTGCGATGGTTGCAGGTTTATTTGCAATGTTTATTGAAAATGGACTTTGGagaattctgattggttgttgggCCCTGTGCGTGTCGATGTCTCGTATCATACTTGGCAGACATCACGTGAGTGATGTGTTCTGTggtgttttgattggtttgttaCAGTGCTGGACTATTTGCACCATTTGGTTGGCATCCAAGACCTGCCAGGAACTCTTGTCACTTATACCGTATTTCTATGaaccatag
- the LOC131772904 gene encoding uncharacterized protein, with protein sequence MEWSWETFLLPLRNGDLTCHPSPRSVTFTPQFLSSHSLVRRFSRDLQRQDLQKTEEKRIAVASAEATLRSLFQFGRVDLKELGREWKTYQRALNSKSDRDSSGSAWTIEILQKYIQRSDIVCFQPCPSLFAVQEAQYIRDKVALSLAALCGNQGNGIDENLLLFHGMRDSTEGDSRMILEAILQPLCAAKGLALRCEQSLTCNDLPDNRFDYIMYYNNQPLGFVEAKRQHCIKDQSVVQLIVQLLLLSAEDSHGFRFGVLSDARRFILAGVSQNKVVFFQKDIHPIRIRYMESEADLLSIANEIAWLIDLAVYSRQTNRSIEECLSQVNDVCYEVQGEFFFPFCSIL encoded by the coding sequence ATGGAATGGTCTTGGGAAACCTTCTTGTTGCCTTTGCGTAATGGTGATCTGACGTGTCATCCTTCTCCCAGAAGTGTGACATTTACACCCCAGTTCTTATCGTCTCATTCGCTCGTACGGAGATTCTCGAGAGATCTGCAAAGACAAGATTTGCAGAAGACGGAAGAGAAAAGGATTGCCGTTGCTTCTGCCGAAGCTACCCTTAGGAGTTTGTTTCAGTTTGGTCGAGTAGATCTTAAAGAACTGGGAAGAGAATGGAAAACTTATCAAAGAGCCTTGAATAGCAAGTCTGACCGTGACAGTTCAGGTTCGGCTTGGACGATTGAAATCCTGCAAAAATACATTCAACGTAGCGACATTGTCTGTTTTCAACCTTGCCCATCGCTCTTTGCAGTGCAAGAAGCGCAATACATCAGGGATAAAGTTGCACTGTCACTGGCAGCCCTTTGTGGCAATCAGGGTAACGGAATCGACGAAAACCTTCTACTGTTTCATGGTATGCGCGATAGCACGGAAGGCGACTCAAGAATGATTCTCGAGGCAATCTTACAGCCACTTTGTGCCGCTAAGGGACTTGCACTTCGATGTGAGCAAAGCCTAACTTGCAATGATCTTCCCGATAACAGATTTGATTACATCATGTACTACAATAACCAACCGCTTGGTTTTGTCGAAGCCAAAAGACAACATTGCATTAAAGATCAGTCCGTGGTGCAGCTAATCGTTCAACTCCTGCTTCTTTCTGCGGAGGACTCGCATGGTTTCCGATTTGGTGTTTTGTCTGACGCACGCCGTTTTATTTTGGCTGGGGTTTCGCAAAACAAAgtggttttctttcaaaaagacaTTCATCCAATCAGAATAAGATATATGGAATCTGAAGCAGATCTGCTTTCCATAGCAAATGAGATAGCATGGTTGATTGACCTCGCAGTTTACTCGAGGCAAACAAACCGTTCAATCGAAGAATGTCTCAGTCAAGTTAACGATGTTTGCTATGAAGTTCAAGGTgaattcttttttccattttgttccaTACTGTAG